The sequence TTGGCAGCAACAGCAGGCACAACGTCACACATGTTCTTCGTTTTGATATGTCTACGGTACGCTTATACTATTGTGCAAGCTAAAATCTGTACaaattgtattgaaaaatgtatGAATATTAGTCCATAGTAACACAGGGATAACAGCTGtttgttttatgcttttaaattATAATACATGTTCTGGCTGTATATATTGTCTTTAAAACTCAAGAAtaggaaatacatgtatgtaagtatGATTATAACACTAACATTTATCACTTGCTTAATTTGTCTCAGAACTGATTTTAATGTACCAAAGATTCTTAAGTTATCACATTACCATGCATCTTTATCGCGTAGAAGAAATGAAACAACACAAGAAAGTAATATATTACTGTATGCGTTTTGTTTTAGGTGGAAGAGCCTTGGTACATCGTGAATTTTGAAGGCAGAACCGGTGGCGGAATTGTAAGTTTCTTCTTTTATTCACGTATTAATATTCGTTTCTGAATGAAACATAGTTACGTCGAAAAAAAACTGTAGTAACGTCACGAATATTCATGTTAAGATAGTAGAAAGTAAGATTCCTACTTTGTCTAGAGTTTGTATCTGGTATTCATTTGATAAAATCCTTCCACAATTATTATTGAAGTTTTGGAATAGTTCTGCTGCattatttaaagttaacattAGAGCTCTGTAAGCTTGTTATGTTTCTGTTCTAAGCTAATATAGAGGTGTGCTTTGTTAAATGGTTAACATTATTAAAAGAACATAGATCTTAAATCCATATATTCTATATTGCTCATAGTTCTAGAACGGATATTGCAGGATTTAAACAGTTGTTTACATTGGAAACGGAAGTACTTGTTAAACGTATGGACAAAATCTAGTTTATGTCACTATTAGGATCGCACACTGGTTGTGCTAAAAAATAATCAATCCCtaatttttctcaattttttctgtcaatttgaaattgatttttcatGTGAAATGCCCTTAATTATGTCATTAGAAATAGAAGGCGTTTTAGCGATATTTAATGTCAAGatgaaattaatatgaaattcaTTTCAGGTGTGGACGTGCAATTCGAAAGTTAACGAACCCACGATTGGACGGGGATACGTAACCAGGTGGAATTGCAGGTTTTAAACGTGGACAATGTATGTCTCTTCAGAAATTAAATTGTGTTTTAATTCTGCGTTTTGACGGATTTTTCCATAATCAATTTGTCCacgaattttttttgttaatcttatatattttccgcggccgtaacgtaataaaacgtattagcgtctgatggcccttttacGCTtcaaatcaacatttattacacgaaattcattttgaaaatagttttgaaatgtctaggtctgcagctctcaaatacaatgtctaacatccgaggcatatactgacacttttagacaacatcaaaaaggaccttttaaacgttttgacgaagttccaaaaatctccatatacccttgatccgttacggacccctgtgggatttgtgtttattccgagtgcaaatattatttcatagatGATAAGCTGACATGTTGTGCTAAACCCCagttattttcaaatcgttagaaagtgctgaaaattgactcctcaTTAGCAAAAATTAAGTCCACGCGCATATATTTAGtgggggtgacccctgcgcgtgaaccCTGGCTATTGatcaatgcaaatgcgactttcgttatCAAGTTTAGCcggtgtactttcattttctttacttccgggaaaagatgaaggtcatctgacgtcattttctgtgttgtcaaaaacatacgtatgtctgacgagattgtataaaaatgtgttgGTCGTCCTAAGgttatgatctataattgtgtcggtgcgacgtttaccCAAAACCAAAATTCTATGGCAACGTCTTTCATATACCAAATATGCATCATGAAATTTTGTTCTGTTCTGGTTTGTTCTGTACTATAAGGCAAAAACAAATGATCTTCTTTGCCCTGTCAATCTTTAGAACAAAATTAAATATGGTttgatcaaaccgagcctgcaacattttcgtttttgttgtattgagcgacctgtggagtttccactttttctattttgatatttgaccatCCTTCATTGAACGGTCATTATCTACACATCTGTATCCTCTTAAATGATTGTTTGTCGTTTTATGAGAATGGAAAGGTTTTAAAATAAAGGAAATGATTAGcattgtttgattttgttgaaatttccaTATGGTATTTATAACACATTTTCCTAAACGCGtggaaaatttaataaatgtaccttagaattatgaaaaatattatcaaaaattacaagtttcggttaatatatttcaataattcaaggaACTATTCTTCCCAACATACtagtaaacaaaattaatatttaccCGTCACAAAAAAAAGTCTACGGAACCATTTGAAATCAAAAACTTGTGTGCAGAAACGATGAAAACGATGAAAATGATATTAACCTTAAACTGAATGCCTGTTTTCAGACCTTAAATGCATGACATAGCTCTTTCACAATTTATACATCGTTATGGCGCTTTAAAACGGCACTGGTAGAAGCCAGTTCGAAAACATGCACATGTCCGTATAACAAATTTCGATAATAGTTTCATTTTTGagaaaactgattttgaaattcatttcaAATACAGTTTATGTCCTTTAGTGCATTTAATAATGACATAATTGATGTTCGACTGTTTGACATTTTACAACATCAAAAACTAAACATGAAGTTCGATTATGAAGGTATTACATTTTGAAGATCGATGTTCAACATGACTTTTGCCTGTGCAAGGTCAAAAGCTTAACATACTGTAGTGCTTCAGCTCTTTCAGTGCACAATGATTATATCTCcaatttaaaatacttataaGGGATATCATTATTGCGTTGAGCTCACGGCCACTTTCTTGTCATAAATAATATACAAGATATTAAATGTCTTATTGTGTAATACCATGTTAATAGGTTATTTATTGCCGAAAATCATAACAATGTTCCTggaaaataacaaagaaaaactaAACATCACGTATTGACCACagtatttaaagatataaaacGTGTCTGTAGGCTTACTGTTATTATGCGATTAAACCGACAATGGAACGGTATCTAGTAACTGTTCTGATACTGAGCACGATTTTCTCGGGCTGTGTATCTCAATCAGATTATGAATCGATCCCAATAGGCACGCGTACTTCTCGACGTATCATGATTGTTGCAGCACACCATGTTGGTGTCGAGCTCACCAGGGAAATTTCTGCGTTTAAAAAGGTTAGTTTATCTTTATAACTTCAATTTTTCTAagttacaaaatacttttttaaccagTTACAGCTTGATTTTAAATGACGTTTTCGGCAAAGGTTATAAACATAAGAAGTTATTTCTTGAGAGCAATATCAATGAGAAACAGAGCGAACAaatcaaatatatgtattatGATTTCAGGTTACAGTTACACGTTAATTGGACGATGTGCACGGTGTTGCAGCCTAGAATTGTAACGTCACCAGAGATAATGTTGTTCAATCAGTGTGATGCTCGGCATGAAATGATCTTTTATTTAATCAGGCATACGTGGCGCCAGACCTGAGTACCTGGATAAGTACAACTGTGCTGAATACACGCGATTACAATGGCCCTTTTAAAGTAACCCTGGTATTGTAATATCTGCCTTATCAAACATATTCTGGTACCCGGCAACCATGTTGGTTAATAGAATTTTTCGACAGAATTAGGTTTTCGGGAATATACAGTTTTTCTTATTTAGCCTGCCCGCTTCgatcaatagggagagcgtagatctacgggTTACAGGGCCGTGAGTTACATCCTtggacgaggcgtatgttctccgtgacgatttaaaaaaatacattttttgagGAGTCatttcgtcctccatctctgaatCATATGTAAAAGTTTGGAGTTACTTGAAGAGAAAACGGTAATaacggtacagaatccaggaacactggttaggttaattgcctgccgttacattactataaaaactgttgaaaaacggctcaaaaccaaaacaaacaaacaaatgtctttatttctttattttacgttttgctGTAGTTCACACCTTTTTTAATTACTGCTAATCTACAATTATCGAACTATTTGTTATTCTGAGTGATTTAAAACAGGCTTTAAATTTTCATCTTGATCACCAATAACTACCTATTCACGCAAACCTTACTAATGGCGCCTGGATAACTGAGTAATAATCAAATAATCAAACGTTTGCGGCCGAGTTTGTTTGATGTGTCGACTACACCAGTATGACTAAATAGCAATTAAGTCTGAAATCACCTACTCGGTGTGTTAATATAAAGGTATTGAAGATTTCATTGTTGTTGGTTGAAGTTAACTTAAAACTGTAAGAAAGCACATGAATACATGTGTCGGACGACAGATAGCGGGTGTCGTTTCTAGCAGGGGTCGTTGGGATCAAGTTATAATATTCCCGAAATGTTATCTACAAactacaatgcaaaaaaaaataacgcAAGTAGCTCAAAACGTTCAATTGGCAGCAACATCACGCACAACGTCACACCTGTACTTCGTTTTGATATGCCTACGTTACGCTTATACTATTGTGCAAGCTAAAATCTGTACaaattgtattgaaaaatgtattaatattaGTCTGTAGTAACACAGGGATAACAGCTGtttgttttatgcttttaaataatattacatgCTCTGGCTGTATATATTGTCTTTAAAACTCAAGAAttggaaatacatgtatgtaagtatGATTATAACACTTACATTTATCACTTGCTTTATTTGTCTAAGAACTTATTTTAATGTACAAACTATTCTTAAGTTATCACATCACCATGTATCTTTATCGCATAGAAGAAATGAAACAACACAAGAAAGTAATATATTACTGTATGCGTTTTGTTTTAGGTGGACGAGCCTCGGTACATCGTGAATTTTGAAGGTAGAACCGGTGGTGGAAGTGTAAGTTTCTTCTTATATTCACGTATTAATATTCGTTTCTGAATGAAACATAATTACGTCAAGAAAAACTGTAGTAACGTCACCAACATTCAAGTTAAGATGGCAGAAAGTAGGATTCCTATTTGTCTAGAGTTTATATTTTATGGCGGCTGATTTCTGCTATTCCGTGTTggcgtggcgaaaacacgacaacacgaaaactcgtaaactcaacaaaaacctaatttgtcaagttttcgtgttttcatgttgtcgtgtcggcggggcgaaaacatgacaaattttacgcgaaaactcgacgtttaaacgGCGCCGACACGAtagatttatctgtcgagttttcgtgttggcgggtataaatatgtcgtgtcggcgccctttatttgtcgtgttttcgtgtcgatggggcgaaaacacgacaacacgaaaacacgacaaaataTGTATTAGTCGTGTTTtggtgttttcgccccgccgacacgaaaacacgacaaatacattatttgttgagtttcgtgttgtcgtgttttcgccccgcccatacgaaaacacgacaacacggaaacacgacaaattcttttcagacatctcttataaaatgtagagtaataCGAAGTGTATATATAActgacccggttccagaaatatttcattggggtgcggggagcggcaacagttaaagaatgaaggcggcaccGGCGAGCCGAGTCGGGCTTTTTACGGAAGGGGGCAACCCCTCATTTTAGATGAGTCAGGGCGTTTCtgcatttaaatgttaaa is a genomic window of Mercenaria mercenaria strain notata chromosome 18, MADL_Memer_1, whole genome shotgun sequence containing:
- the LOC123539122 gene encoding uncharacterized protein LOC123539122 — protein: MERYLVTVLILSTIFSGCVSQSDYESIPIGTRTSRRIMIVAAHHVGVELTREISAFKKVDEPRYIVNFEGRTGGGSERTCNAYVHEPAIGQGYVTRWHCRWS